A window of Solanum stenotomum isolate F172 chromosome 9, ASM1918654v1, whole genome shotgun sequence genomic DNA:
ATATGAGGGAGTGTACCTCTTCAGCAGTTGGGCGATCTTTTGGATCAAATGCTAACAACCTCTGCAACAGTCTAAGTGCCAAAGGATCTGCTTTTCGAAATTTCTCAGTAAAAGGAACTGggctttttttcttcatatctGTCAAATACTTCCTTGCCTTTTCATTACGAACCTGCACTCAAGAGGAGTAGTCTTCTATCAACATGCTGTCAGGCAATGCTAACatcagcaaaaaaaaataatttaactgaCAGCTCTTACCCCAGATACAATATCAACTGATGGCGTCCCTAGAAGATCAGTAATCAAATCCAACTGGTGAACAACACTTTTGCCCGGAAATAATGGTTTCCCCGTCAAAACCTCTGCAAAAATGCACCCGATGCTCCAGATATCAATAGCAGGTGTATACTGCAGGGAATTCATACACGAATTAGAAGACAAATCAGCAAAAACCTCAGTAAGGCCTTACTGAGAAATTGACGCAAGACCTAACACAGTTACCTGAAGAATAGAAAAATCAACGTCCAGGAGAGTTCAATAGTCCTCCCTGAACAAGAATGATTTTAACCTACACATCACTATTTAATACACTCAGAACTGAACAAAAATCTTCTATTCTAACCAGAAAGCCCTTCCTTTTAACACTATGTATACAAGTACCTTTTCACCTTTCTAAAGCATGGGAAAAGGGAGGCTTTATATGATGCCAAAAAAAGCATCTTAACAACTGAATCCAGCAAAAATAGGCGTGAACATGTTCTGTGACTATGCATGGGCTAGCAATAAAGTGGCTAACTAATTGATGACTATAAATGTGTGACCCTACATTAGTTTGAGAGATAAATGGAGCATAAACACAATTGTGTCTAATACCAACTCATTTACAACACCCTTTGCAATGAGttggtttttttcttttccttttttctagTACGGCTCCCCAAGGGAGGGTGTTGGGAAAATTGAGAAGTAGTTTCACATATCTTTTGACAAAAAAGTATTTTGATCTATTAGAAGAACCACTAACATGAAGTTCTAGAATGGAACTCATAGATAAGGTTCAAAACAAAAAGTATCTTTTACATGAAAGTTAAAATAAGCTGCACGCTATTCACATAAATTACCTTAGAGAAGAAAGACCCACATAGTTCTGGTGCACGGTACCACCTTGTAGCAACATAATCCTGCATGATGTAtcagaagaagacaaaaaataagaaaatttcagTCAAATCAAAGAgtaaaatgaatgaaaatgtcCATCTTATAAAGCTTTCTATGATTTAAACTAAATCCAAGTAAATCTTATAGAAGGCTTTTGGCATAGGGCTAACACGAAAGCTTACCGTCCAAAATGTTGTGGTTGGAGTATCACTGAATGCAACCCTTGCCAATCCAAAATCACATATTTTGAGTTTACAATTTGCATTTGCCAATATATTTTTTGGCTTAAGATCTCGATGGTACACATTAGCTGAaatgaacatatatatatatatatatgtcagtCAAAACAGGGCTGAAAATAAACATCCTTAGGAGAAGTTGATGGTAGATGTCATAATACCAATAGTTACCGAATTCACAAGACTTTTACCTGTGTGCATGAACTTCAATGCACGCAGCATCTGATACAGGAAAAAACGGTGGTGCTCATGTGTCAAGTCATCGTTGGCCTTAATAACATGATGAAGATCAGACTCCATAAGCTcaaaaacaacataaatatCTCTGAACTCTCGTCTTGAAGGTGGTAAGATGATTCGCTTAATTTCAACAATATCAGGATGCCTTAGAAGTCTAAGCAATTTGACTTCACGCAGAATTCGAATTGCATCAGAAATGTGCTCAAAAATATCAGGTATTTTCTTTATAGCCACTTTCTCTCCTGTATGAGTGTCAATTGCAGCACAAACTACTCCATAACTTCCCTTGCCTACAACTTCCAAAATTTTATACCTATTAGCATCACCGTACTCGGTGAAGAACTCCACTTCTTTGGAACTCTGTACAAACAGTAACAAAAACTCAGACATGTTTACAATAGTCTACTGACTAATAGACAAACTAAATATAAGATAAAATCTGCATGTTGCTTGATATTCTCAAAGTGTATGTTGATGCAGTATCACTTATATTCAGATCAGTAGACTTCTGTTGTAACATAAAGAGAATCAAGGATTAAGTTATGACTTGAATAGACAATACATTCCAATTTGAAAATCAGACTAGACAATCATGAAATACTATTTCAGAGTCAAATGAGGCCCGATCAAAGGACTACAACATCAGATTACATTTCAAACTAACACAGCAGTTAGCATGAAGTAGAAGTCCAGAATCTAGTAAAGGAAGAAAAGCAGAGGAAAACAAAGAACATTTCAAAACTATgaagaaaagtaaaaagaatGCTGCCCTACAAAAAAGTCGAAACAATTTATCCCACAAGGGCATTTTCACAAGTATGTTAATTGGCAATATGCTTAAAGATTACTAAAATAACTTAGTCCTCCATATGCAAATCATCCATAACTTAGTCCTCCATATGCAAATCATCCATCTCTGTTTAATGAGTTACCTACCTACATTTCTAAATACTTTACATAGCAGCTAAAATTAGTCAACAACTTCATATGGTTAAGAGATTACTAAAATTTCTGATAATCAAACAACTTAGTCCTTCATATGCAAATTCTCCATCTCTGTTAAACAATATATTCTAAACAAACAACAGCCTAAATTAGTCAACAACTTCATATGGTTAGAAGATTACTAAAATTTCAGATAATCAAATAACTTAGTCCTCCATTAGCAGCTAAAATTAGTCAACAACTTCATGCTTCCTCAAACAAACAAACAGTTATATAATCCTCACAGCTGACTCAATCAATCAACTTTGGCTATAATGACTCGTCTTTTAAGGCAAATTAGGGTTCTTTACCAGATACCCTCAAATCTTAAAAGCTCGAAATAAGAAATCTCAATCAAGATCTCCTTTTTATTAAAGAATTTCAAAGAGGaagataaagaaagaaagaaaccTTCTTGTGCTGATCTTGCTGCATCTTTTTGAAGACTTTAAACAATCTGGGCAAcgaataaattcaaaaaaaaagaggatATCTTAGGATACCCTTTTCTTCTCTAGGTTCCCCTGATCTTAAACAGAAGATCAGataaaaaatatccaaaaataaaacaaatctcAACAACCCCAAATGGAATAAATCAGAGAATCAGCAGGAGTTTGCCCCCACCGACGCCAACTCCGTATTGAAACGTACTAACAAAGACCGAACCCCACTTGTGAAGAAACCAGTATGATTCTTATACACAAAAATAGTATCAGTTGAgcctaaaatcctacaaaaaattAACAGAAAATGAACGAAGGGTCAAGAAAGAAGTAA
This region includes:
- the LOC125875912 gene encoding mitogen-activated protein kinase 19-like; amino-acid sequence: MQQDQHKKSSKEVEFFTEYGDANRYKILEVVGKGSYGVVCAAIDTHTGEKVAIKKIPDIFEHISDAIRILREVKLLRLLRHPDIVEIKRIILPPSRREFRDIYVVFELMESDLHHVIKANDDLTHEHHRFFLYQMLRALKFMHTANVYHRDLKPKNILANANCKLKICDFGLARVAFSDTPTTTFWTDYVATRWYRAPELCGSFFSKYTPAIDIWSIGCIFAEVLTGKPLFPGKSVVHQLDLITDLLGTPSVDIVSGVRNEKARKYLTDMKKKSPVPFTEKFRKADPLALRLLQRLLAFDPKDRPTAEEALADPYFKGLAKIEREPSSQPISKLEFEFERRRVTKDDIRELIFREILEYHPQLLKDYMAGNSGANFLYPSAIGNFRRQFAYLEENSGKSGPVIPPGRKHVSLPRSTVNSSTIPPRTQQNPMFDHRQVTEKATAGVRVSDPKVLRPPPRVPTAKPGRVLGPVLSYDGDRSIKEVTDGRVYPQNSVVQPHGMSPHYLFRSNSTHLERCGTEAEKDRSQVKPQHGQCMVAKSSASMSFEMNTNPYYHTQARVAQLGGQIAMDAKLLQAQTQFGAVGAAAVAVAAHREVGTVQYGLT